The following proteins are encoded in a genomic region of Pirellulales bacterium:
- a CDS encoding glycosyltransferase: MKRILHIIPSLDRSGAEKQLALLATHLPRDEFETHVCALTRGGPLEDDLRAAGVPVTVIGKNWKIDPAAYFRLKRHIASLRPDLAQTWLFAANSYGRMAALAGGVPRIVASERCADPWKAWHELAIDRRLARRTDRIVVNSSGVREFYLEHGLPAEKFVVIPNAIQPSPAPGVSRDQLLAELRLPPDARLIGAVGRLWPQKRVKDLIWAADLLKVVRDDVHLLIIGDGPDRQRLTRYRRHVRIEDKVHFLGHRDDVPRLMPHFDALWLASGYEGLPNVIMEAMAAAVPVVATDIPGNRDLVIHGETGFLVPMGDRAEIARKTQRLLDDVDLARRLGAAGKARVLSQFGLEAMVDQYTSLYRELLG, from the coding sequence TTGAAGCGCATATTGCATATCATTCCGTCGCTCGACCGCTCTGGCGCCGAGAAGCAATTGGCGCTGCTGGCGACACATCTGCCGCGCGACGAGTTCGAGACGCACGTCTGCGCGCTGACGCGCGGCGGACCCTTGGAAGACGACCTGCGCGCCGCCGGCGTGCCGGTGACAGTGATCGGCAAGAACTGGAAGATCGACCCAGCGGCGTATTTTCGTTTGAAACGCCACATCGCTTCCCTCCGCCCCGATCTGGCGCAGACTTGGCTCTTTGCCGCTAACTCCTATGGCCGGATGGCGGCCTTGGCGGGCGGCGTGCCGCGAATCGTCGCCAGCGAGCGCTGCGCCGATCCGTGGAAGGCGTGGCACGAGTTGGCGATTGATCGCCGTCTGGCGCGCCGCACCGATCGCATTGTGGTCAACTCGTCGGGCGTGCGCGAGTTTTATCTTGAGCATGGCTTGCCCGCGGAGAAGTTCGTGGTCATACCAAACGCGATTCAACCCTCGCCGGCGCCCGGTGTCAGCCGCGACCAATTGCTGGCCGAGTTGCGGTTGCCTCCCGATGCGCGATTGATTGGCGCTGTGGGGCGGCTGTGGCCGCAAAAGCGCGTGAAGGACTTGATCTGGGCCGCAGACCTATTGAAGGTGGTGCGCGACGACGTTCACTTGCTGATTATTGGCGACGGGCCCGACCGCCAGCGCTTGACTCGCTACCGACGCCATGTGCGCATCGAGGACAAAGTTCATTTTCTCGGTCATCGCGACGACGTGCCGCGCCTGATGCCTCACTTTGACGCCTTGTGGCTTGCCAGCGGCTACGAAGGTCTGCCCAATGTGATCATGGAGGCGATGGCGGCCGCCGTGCCAGTGGTCGCTACAGATATTCCTGGCAATCGCGATCTGGTGATTCATGGCGAGACGGGCTTCCTCGTCCCGATGGGAGATCGCGCCGAAATTGCTCGCAAGACGCAACGATTGCTCGACGATGTTGACCTGGCGCGGCGGCTGGGCGCGGCCGGCAAGGCCCGAGTCTTGAGCCAGTTCGGCCTGGAGGCGATGGTGGATCAATACACGAGCCTGTATCGAGAGTTGTTGGGCTAA
- the asnB gene encoding asparagine synthase (glutamine-hydrolyzing): MCGIAGAVWTSRGTPIERDVLERMTDVLAHRGPDGRGFYENSAQMLPGVTGGAQAALGHRRLSIIDRAGGRQPMSNEDGTVWITFNGEIYNYRILRQRLEGSGHVLATASDTEVLVHLYEDEGIDFLRHLNGMFALAIWDANRRQLVIARDRMGKKPLIYRHEPERLLFASELKSLLQIPGVPREINPTALDAYLTYQYVPHPEMILKGFHKLPPAHCAVWRDGDLRVERYWNPDFNIEHVLPAEEYRRELRRLLTSAVELRLQADVPLGAFLSGGIDSSIIVGLMKELTGQPVKTFSIGFPVPEYDETSYAREVAERLGTEHHEFKVEPDSVGVLETLAWYYDEPFADSSAIPTYYVSKLTREHVTVALTGDAGDELFAGYLRYRAVKVAEWFDRLPASVRWLLTNRLWERLPDAGRQRSNLRRFHRWRRALANSSARRNLDWVGVFNESARGELYTEDFLTTLPSRDPVEFLAEALGRSSRRDPVTAASLADLVTYLPCDLMVKVDIASMANRLECRAPFLDHRVVELAAAMPAHLKYRRLRGKRILIETFGDLLPQSVQRRGKMGFGVPLDHWFRHELRDYAREILLGPTAQSRDYFRSEAVRQMLDSHQSGVADHSARLWALLFFEMWHRTWLDAPVASSAPVFASTLAQRA, from the coding sequence ATGTGCGGAATTGCCGGAGCCGTTTGGACAAGCCGTGGAACACCGATCGAGCGCGATGTGCTCGAGCGGATGACCGACGTGCTGGCGCATCGCGGTCCTGATGGCCGCGGCTTCTACGAAAATAGCGCTCAAATGCTGCCTGGCGTCACCGGGGGCGCGCAGGCGGCGCTGGGGCATCGCCGACTTTCGATCATCGACCGCGCGGGTGGGCGACAGCCGATGTCGAACGAAGACGGCACGGTGTGGATCACCTTCAATGGCGAGATCTACAACTACCGCATTTTGCGTCAGCGTTTGGAGGGGTCTGGGCACGTGCTGGCCACGGCCTCCGACACCGAAGTGTTGGTTCACTTATACGAGGACGAGGGAATCGACTTTCTGCGGCATTTGAACGGCATGTTCGCCCTGGCGATTTGGGATGCCAATCGGCGACAGCTTGTGATCGCCCGCGATCGGATGGGCAAAAAGCCGCTCATCTACCGGCACGAGCCCGAGCGACTTTTGTTCGCCAGCGAGCTGAAAAGCCTGCTGCAAATCCCCGGCGTTCCGCGTGAGATCAATCCCACGGCGCTCGACGCCTATCTCACGTACCAATACGTGCCGCACCCGGAGATGATTCTCAAGGGTTTTCACAAGCTGCCGCCGGCGCACTGCGCCGTGTGGCGCGATGGCGACCTGCGCGTCGAGCGGTATTGGAACCCCGATTTCAATATCGAGCATGTATTGCCCGCCGAAGAGTATCGCCGCGAGTTGCGCCGCCTGTTGACCTCCGCGGTTGAGTTGCGCTTGCAAGCCGATGTGCCGCTGGGGGCGTTTCTCTCGGGGGGCATTGACTCGTCGATCATCGTCGGCCTTATGAAGGAACTGACCGGGCAGCCGGTAAAAACCTTCTCAATTGGATTTCCGGTTCCCGAGTACGACGAGACTTCCTACGCGCGTGAGGTGGCCGAGCGGCTGGGGACCGAACATCACGAGTTCAAGGTCGAGCCCGATAGTGTGGGCGTGCTCGAAACGCTTGCTTGGTATTACGACGAGCCGTTTGCCGACAGCTCGGCGATACCCACCTATTACGTGTCGAAGCTCACCCGCGAGCATGTCACGGTCGCGTTGACCGGTGACGCGGGAGATGAACTGTTCGCCGGCTACCTCCGCTACCGCGCGGTGAAGGTGGCCGAGTGGTTCGACCGACTGCCGGCCAGCGTACGCTGGCTGCTGACGAACCGGCTTTGGGAGCGACTGCCGGACGCGGGACGCCAACGTTCCAATTTACGGCGATTTCATCGTTGGCGAAGGGCGCTAGCCAACTCGTCTGCGCGCCGCAACTTGGATTGGGTGGGGGTGTTCAACGAGTCGGCCCGGGGCGAACTGTACACAGAGGATTTTCTGACGACGCTCCCCAGCCGCGATCCTGTGGAGTTTTTGGCTGAGGCCTTGGGCCGTTCCAGCCGGCGCGATCCGGTGACCGCGGCTAGCTTGGCCGATCTGGTCACCTATCTGCCATGCGATTTGATGGTCAAGGTCGACATTGCCTCGATGGCGAACCGCCTGGAATGTCGGGCGCCTTTCTTGGACCACCGCGTGGTCGAGTTGGCGGCGGCGATGCCGGCGCATTTGAAATATCGGCGGCTGCGCGGCAAGAGAATCTTGATCGAGACGTTTGGCGATCTGTTGCCGCAATCGGTGCAGCGGCGGGGCAAGATGGGCTTTGGCGTGCCACTCGATCATTGGTTTCGCCATGAACTACGCGACTATGCCCGCGAGATTCTGTTAGGCCCCACAGCGCAGAGCCGTGACTACTTTCGGTCCGAGGCGGTGCGGCAGATGCTCGACAGCCATCAGTCGGGCGTGGCCGACCACAGCGCGCGGTTGTGGGCGCTTTTGTTTTTTGAAATGTGGCATCGCACTTGGCTCGATGCCCCGGTCGCCAGCAGCGCGCCGGTATTCGCAAGCACGCTCGCCCAGCGCGCTTGA
- the glgC gene encoding glucose-1-phosphate adenylyltransferase, which produces MQDVLAVVLAGGKGSRLEPLTRDRAKPAVPFGGAYRIIDFTLSNCLNSGLRKMLLLTQYKAMSLDRHINIGWRKFLCRELGEFIDVVPPQQRIDENWYQGTADAVYQNIYSIEKERPEYVVVLAGDHIYKMDYHRLVEFHQEQGADMTVGALRVRTEEAAGQFGVMEVDRNYRIVGFEEKPHQPKSIPGDSQFALASMGIYVFGARFLFEQLCIDATRQGSAHDFGRNIVPSTIDTHRVFAFPFLDENRKGDAYWRDVGTLDAYYEANLDLISVDPQLNLYDQRWPIRTYMPNLPPPKTVFAEDSPKGRRGQALDSIVCLGSILSGGGVYRSIIGSNVRVNSYAQVEDSIVFDHVDIGRHAKIRRAIIDKGVHIPPGVEIGYDAELDRARGFVVSDNGVTVIAKADGVEHFVESEQSVGS; this is translated from the coding sequence ATGCAGGATGTGCTGGCCGTGGTCTTAGCCGGCGGTAAGGGATCTCGACTGGAGCCGTTGACGCGTGATCGCGCCAAACCCGCGGTGCCGTTTGGCGGCGCCTATCGGATCATCGACTTCACGCTGTCGAACTGTCTGAACAGCGGCCTGCGCAAGATGTTGCTGCTCACGCAGTACAAGGCGATGAGCCTCGACCGGCACATCAACATCGGCTGGCGCAAGTTCCTTTGCCGGGAGCTTGGCGAATTTATCGACGTGGTGCCGCCACAACAGCGGATCGACGAAAACTGGTATCAAGGAACGGCCGACGCGGTCTATCAGAACATCTACTCGATCGAGAAAGAGCGGCCCGAGTACGTCGTGGTGCTTGCCGGCGACCATATCTACAAGATGGATTATCACCGCCTGGTCGAGTTTCACCAGGAACAAGGCGCCGACATGACGGTGGGCGCCTTACGCGTCCGAACCGAAGAGGCGGCGGGCCAGTTTGGCGTGATGGAGGTCGACCGAAACTATCGCATCGTCGGCTTTGAAGAGAAACCTCACCAACCCAAGTCGATCCCCGGCGACTCGCAATTCGCGCTGGCGTCGATGGGGATTTATGTCTTTGGGGCTCGGTTCTTGTTCGAGCAGTTGTGCATCGACGCCACACGCCAAGGTAGCGCGCACGATTTCGGCCGCAACATCGTGCCCTCCACAATCGACACGCATCGCGTATTCGCGTTTCCCTTCCTCGACGAAAACCGCAAGGGGGACGCCTATTGGCGTGACGTGGGCACGCTCGACGCTTACTACGAAGCGAATCTCGATTTGATCTCCGTCGATCCGCAACTGAACTTGTACGACCAGCGCTGGCCAATTCGCACCTACATGCCCAATCTGCCGCCGCCCAAGACGGTGTTTGCCGAGGATTCGCCGAAGGGACGTCGGGGACAGGCGCTAGACAGCATCGTGTGCCTGGGTTCAATCTTGTCGGGTGGTGGCGTTTATCGCTCGATTATCGGCTCGAATGTGCGCGTCAACAGTTACGCGCAAGTGGAAGACTCGATTGTCTTTGATCATGTCGATATCGGCCGGCACGCCAAGATTCGTCGCGCGATCATCGATAAGGGAGTGCATATTCCCCCCGGCGTGGAAATCGGCTACGACGCCGAGCTCGATCGCGCCCGTGGCTTTGTGGTCAGTGACAACGGGGTAACGGTAATCGCCAAGGCCGACGGCGTGGAGCATTTTGTCGAGTCGGAGCAGTCGGTCGGATCGTGA
- a CDS encoding MBL fold metallo-hydrolase gives MSVSLQSTPQISPPVTLRVGKWRVDVLDGGRFQMDGGVLFGVVPRRLWQMARTPDALNRLPCACNCLLLRDGHRTVLIDTGYGGKASPLDRKFYAMTAGNPLMASLQAVDVDPADIDTVLLTHLHWDHAGGASHRDESGRVAPSFPQARHVIGRLEWEDANSAADELGGAYSQENLAPLRDQVELALIEDQDEIVAGLTAHVTGGHTRGHLALVLESQGETGLCLTDLCPSTYHLRRLWSLAYDLYPLDTRREKPRWLGRAADGNWVVFWSHDPRYAATRLTRDAKREFAIGEAWTTG, from the coding sequence GTGAGCGTTTCGTTGCAGTCAACACCGCAAATCAGTCCGCCGGTCACCCTGCGTGTGGGCAAGTGGCGCGTCGATGTGCTCGACGGCGGTCGCTTTCAAATGGATGGCGGAGTGCTGTTTGGCGTGGTGCCGCGGCGGTTGTGGCAAATGGCGCGCACGCCGGACGCATTGAACCGCCTGCCGTGCGCCTGCAATTGTCTGCTGCTGCGCGACGGTCATCGAACCGTGCTCATCGACACCGGCTACGGCGGCAAGGCTTCGCCGCTGGACCGCAAGTTCTACGCGATGACTGCCGGCAATCCGCTGATGGCGAGCCTACAGGCAGTCGACGTCGATCCCGCCGATATCGACACCGTGCTGCTAACCCATCTGCACTGGGATCACGCTGGCGGCGCCAGTCATCGTGACGAAAGCGGGCGCGTGGCTCCGAGCTTTCCGCAAGCCCGCCATGTCATTGGACGGCTGGAATGGGAAGACGCCAACAGCGCCGCCGATGAACTGGGCGGCGCCTATAGCCAAGAAAACCTGGCGCCGCTCCGCGATCAGGTCGAGCTGGCGCTCATCGAAGATCAAGACGAAATCGTCGCCGGCCTGACGGCGCACGTTACCGGGGGACACACACGCGGACACTTGGCGCTGGTGCTAGAATCGCAGGGCGAAACTGGCCTGTGCCTGACGGACCTTTGTCCAAGCACCTATCACCTGCGTCGGCTTTGGAGCCTGGCATACGACCTCTATCCGCTCGATACGCGGCGCGAAAAGCCGCGTTGGCTGGGGCGCGCGGCGGATGGCAATTGGGTCGTCTTTTGGAGCCACGATCCGCGCTACGCTGCCACCCGATTGACGCGCGACGCCAAACGAGAGTTCGCCATCGGCGAAGCATGGACGACAGGCTGA
- a CDS encoding acyl--CoA ligase: MRLAIVDQSLSSAPILAAFESYRGSIIDLDTGQIYGPATMARHHAELGHALVRAGMQPGERVVMAIGNGPLFVCLLTAILARGGSPLLVHVKTPAAELRRYALRFGASWVVCDGWSADELMAAELVGAPLSRSLAADCLWSPVASADPSFESRYPSLPGVPLHPTSGTTGVPKIAVRPGPAAIAEADHYIATIGIDARDTILVASPMSHAYAYGMGVMVPLVSGANIVSTRNFEAATVRKALVELGVTVLPAVPAMLDLLMFGAGDRLRGAARCVLTAGAPLPERTARRFFECAGQHVRPLYGTTETGGISVGPADHELALGGYVGPPMAGVEAEARRSSADLPADTGVAKLYIRSSSMMAGYLGLGEIDTAPLDDGWFLTGDLATRDAEGGIYLKGRHNEVINVGGLKVIPCEVEDVIAAAPGVQEVKVYAGEDRNGRQFVKAAVVVADSAGAQHVQEHCERELVYYKRPRNVIVLDRLPRTPSGKIVVGQLP; the protein is encoded by the coding sequence ATGCGGCTGGCAATCGTAGATCAATCGCTCAGTAGCGCCCCGATCCTGGCGGCGTTCGAGTCGTATCGTGGCTCGATCATCGACCTCGATACCGGCCAAATTTACGGCCCCGCGACGATGGCGCGCCATCATGCTGAACTCGGCCACGCGCTGGTCCGAGCCGGAATGCAGCCAGGCGAGCGCGTGGTGATGGCCATCGGCAACGGCCCACTGTTCGTCTGCCTGCTGACGGCAATCTTGGCCCGCGGCGGCTCACCGCTCTTAGTGCATGTGAAGACTCCGGCCGCCGAGTTGCGGAGATATGCCCTACGCTTCGGCGCAAGCTGGGTCGTATGCGATGGATGGTCGGCCGATGAATTGATGGCAGCGGAACTTGTGGGCGCTCCACTATCGCGTTCGTTAGCAGCCGACTGCCTTTGGAGTCCCGTCGCCTCAGCCGATCCGTCGTTTGAATCTCGCTACCCCAGCTTGCCCGGCGTGCCGCTGCATCCCACGTCAGGCACTACCGGAGTTCCGAAGATCGCCGTGCGACCAGGTCCGGCGGCGATTGCGGAAGCGGATCACTACATCGCCACCATTGGCATCGACGCGCGCGACACGATTCTCGTCGCCAGCCCCATGAGTCACGCCTACGCCTACGGAATGGGGGTCATGGTCCCGCTTGTGAGCGGCGCGAATATCGTCAGCACGCGCAACTTTGAGGCCGCCACGGTGCGCAAAGCGCTGGTCGAACTGGGGGTGACCGTCTTGCCCGCCGTGCCGGCCATGCTTGATCTTTTGATGTTTGGCGCCGGTGATCGCCTGCGCGGCGCGGCGCGCTGCGTGCTGACCGCCGGGGCGCCGCTGCCAGAGCGGACCGCGCGCCGGTTTTTTGAATGCGCCGGACAGCATGTACGGCCCTTGTATGGCACGACTGAAACGGGGGGCATCAGCGTGGGGCCGGCGGACCATGAGCTTGCGTTGGGCGGCTACGTAGGCCCTCCCATGGCCGGGGTCGAGGCCGAGGCGCGCCGATCGAGCGCCGATTTGCCGGCCGATACCGGCGTCGCCAAGCTGTACATTCGTAGTTCCTCGATGATGGCGGGCTACCTGGGCCTGGGTGAAATCGACACTGCGCCATTAGACGACGGTTGGTTCTTGACCGGTGATCTGGCGACCCGCGACGCCGAGGGGGGCATCTACCTCAAAGGTCGCCACAACGAAGTCATTAACGTCGGCGGCCTAAAAGTCATTCCTTGCGAAGTGGAAGACGTGATTGCCGCGGCGCCCGGCGTGCAGGAGGTGAAAGTGTACGCGGGGGAGGACCGCAACGGTCGGCAGTTCGTGAAAGCGGCTGTGGTGGTGGCCGACAGCGCGGGCGCGCAGCATGTGCAGGAACATTGCGAGCGCGAGCTGGTGTACTATAAGCGCCCCCGCAATGTGATTGTGCTCGATCGACTGCCGCGCACCCCCAGCGGCAAGATCGTGGTCGGCCAATTGCCCTAG
- a CDS encoding aspartate aminotransferase family protein codes for MARARQAIAGGDSSNMRVLPYHIPLVADYGDGPYVWDVEGRQYIDLNMAYGPLIFGHRAEKIIDAVSYQIGKFGSQLGFPTEISVRVAEKLKQLFPGMELVRFSSTGTEACASATRLARAFTGRNKLIAFEGQYHGWSDAVFHRYHADLDDLPESGYGSALPGTLGMNGNPHNLIVVEWNNAERLAAALAEHGPEVAAVIMEPIAGNSGLIPPEPGYLAQARDLAHQHGGLLIFDEVISGLRVAAGGAQQLYGVRPDITIVSKALGGGFPVAAFGARAEIMNLIASRQVFHGGVYSGNAAVMAASEAVLDEIISQGDVLYEQLNGLGEMLAVGMGDVLSRHGIAHVVHQVGPIVSVFLTHEPAGRLTNYRAVRRACDFEGFIRFQHAMQNRGVYFHPNQFESMFLSTAHTEELLGIVLDRVEDACQCGWQS; via the coding sequence TTGGCTCGTGCCCGCCAGGCCATTGCTGGTGGTGACAGCAGTAACATGCGCGTGCTGCCGTACCACATTCCGCTAGTGGCTGATTACGGCGACGGGCCGTACGTCTGGGACGTGGAGGGGCGGCAGTACATCGATTTGAACATGGCCTATGGGCCGCTGATCTTTGGCCATCGGGCTGAGAAGATCATTGACGCCGTCAGCTACCAAATCGGGAAGTTTGGCAGCCAGCTTGGATTTCCCACGGAAATTAGCGTCCGTGTCGCCGAAAAGTTGAAACAACTGTTTCCGGGCATGGAGTTGGTCCGCTTCTCCAGCACCGGGACCGAGGCTTGCGCCTCCGCGACGCGGCTTGCGCGCGCCTTCACAGGGCGTAATAAGTTGATCGCGTTCGAAGGGCAATATCACGGTTGGAGCGATGCGGTTTTTCATCGCTACCACGCCGATCTCGATGATTTGCCTGAGTCCGGCTATGGGTCAGCATTGCCCGGCACCCTGGGGATGAACGGCAATCCGCACAATTTGATCGTGGTGGAATGGAACAACGCCGAACGGCTAGCCGCGGCACTGGCCGAGCACGGCCCAGAGGTGGCCGCCGTCATCATGGAACCGATCGCCGGCAACAGCGGACTGATTCCGCCGGAACCAGGATATTTGGCGCAAGCGCGCGACTTGGCGCATCAGCATGGCGGCTTGCTGATCTTCGACGAAGTGATCAGCGGCTTGCGCGTGGCCGCCGGCGGCGCGCAGCAACTGTACGGCGTGCGGCCCGATATCACGATCGTGTCGAAGGCGCTGGGCGGCGGTTTCCCCGTCGCGGCATTTGGCGCGCGGGCCGAGATCATGAATCTGATCGCCTCGCGGCAAGTGTTTCATGGCGGCGTCTATTCTGGCAACGCGGCGGTGATGGCGGCCAGCGAAGCAGTGCTCGACGAGATCATCTCTCAAGGCGACGTGCTGTATGAACAACTCAACGGCCTGGGTGAAATGCTGGCAGTGGGCATGGGAGACGTCCTTTCGCGCCATGGCATTGCCCATGTGGTTCACCAGGTGGGACCGATTGTTTCGGTGTTTCTCACACACGAGCCTGCCGGACGTTTGACAAACTATCGGGCAGTGCGGCGAGCATGCGACTTCGAGGGATTCATTCGCTTCCAGCACGCCATGCAGAATCGCGGCGTGTATTTTCATCCCAACCAATTCGAATCGATGTTCCTCTCCACGGCTCACACAGAGGAACTGTTGGGCATCGTGCTGGATCGAGTTGAGGACGCCTGCCAATGCGGCTGGCAATCGTAG
- a CDS encoding PDZ domain-containing protein produces MKRCHWPILAFVVAHEYFSGFAAYAVAQQPKLVPPEEAALVVEGVVRELYTSERENRTDYLVEITVSKSEARHIQPDGARQQYPAPGELLTIYVWQRHAPTGRLGQVQNPLPPPAERSRIKAFLTPREQGGWQATFPKWYELLNESVAGVTTGDPPPKRSPTDDATDATHLGMTLERIQFANKTGLRVTSIERGGAAQQAGLEVGDVLVGAGEASVSLESVEQLLDMTAANPQLDLLVVDVNTGRTAKITIVTRAAPARETEAQNPIDNSPPREQPSDEDDGPSLGIAAERVTLGQRTALKVSQVEPNGAAARAGIEVGDILVKANGAPLTGPEQLAAALRKSGSAITLTVRDVRTGRDVPVEVPLGGSPVKPAPTLPTEQPSANKTAPGQIGVVTELAFYDNEAAVKVTEVERGSPAERAGLQVGTIIVQAGDKPVLHPSDLIDAERAAKGSLRLSIVAPGSRRKSTIEVRL; encoded by the coding sequence ATGAAACGATGCCACTGGCCAATTCTCGCGTTCGTTGTCGCACACGAATACTTCAGCGGATTTGCGGCATACGCTGTCGCGCAGCAGCCCAAGCTGGTTCCACCTGAAGAGGCGGCGCTCGTTGTGGAAGGGGTGGTGCGCGAGTTGTATACCAGCGAGCGCGAGAATCGCACGGACTATCTGGTCGAAATCACGGTAAGTAAGTCCGAAGCGCGACACATCCAGCCGGATGGCGCCCGCCAGCAGTACCCGGCGCCCGGAGAACTGTTGACGATCTACGTTTGGCAACGGCATGCACCGACCGGCCGGTTGGGGCAAGTGCAAAATCCACTGCCACCCCCCGCGGAGCGCAGCAGAATCAAAGCGTTTCTGACGCCTCGGGAGCAAGGTGGTTGGCAGGCCACCTTTCCCAAGTGGTACGAATTGCTCAACGAATCTGTGGCCGGCGTCACGACGGGCGATCCTCCCCCCAAAAGGTCACCGACTGACGATGCCACGGACGCAACCCATCTGGGCATGACGCTCGAGCGAATCCAGTTTGCGAACAAGACGGGATTGCGCGTGACCAGCATTGAACGTGGCGGCGCGGCTCAACAGGCGGGCCTGGAGGTGGGCGATGTGCTGGTTGGCGCAGGCGAGGCCTCTGTTTCGCTTGAGAGCGTCGAGCAGCTACTCGACATGACGGCGGCGAATCCACAACTCGACCTGTTGGTTGTGGATGTGAACACAGGGCGAACCGCCAAAATCACGATCGTCACACGTGCGGCGCCGGCCAGAGAAACAGAGGCCCAAAATCCCATCGATAACTCGCCGCCCCGCGAGCAACCCAGCGACGAGGATGACGGCCCTTCGCTCGGCATTGCAGCCGAACGAGTAACCTTAGGGCAGCGCACCGCGCTGAAGGTCAGCCAGGTGGAACCCAACGGCGCCGCGGCGCGAGCAGGTATTGAAGTGGGTGATATTCTGGTCAAAGCCAATGGCGCGCCGCTGACCGGGCCAGAACAACTTGCGGCAGCGCTGCGCAAGAGCGGGTCGGCCATCACGCTGACGGTGCGTGATGTGCGTACCGGGCGCGACGTGCCCGTGGAAGTTCCGCTCGGCGGCAGTCCAGTCAAACCGGCGCCCACATTGCCGACGGAACAACCGTCTGCGAACAAAACCGCGCCTGGACAAATCGGTGTCGTGACCGAACTGGCGTTCTACGACAATGAGGCCGCGGTGAAAGTCACCGAGGTCGAGCGCGGCAGCCCGGCGGAGCGGGCTGGTTTGCAGGTTGGGACGATCATCGTGCAGGCGGGGGACAAACCGGTGTTGCATCCCAGCGACTTGATCGATGCTGAGCGCGCAGCCAAAGGAAGCTTGCGTTTATCCATCGTGGCGCCGGGCAGCCGACGCAAAAGCACCATCGAAGTGCGGCTGTAG